The following proteins come from a genomic window of Natronosalvus vescus:
- a CDS encoding cation:proton antiporter, with protein MILPFLPVSPVGLSLEEPVLVFTIAMIVFLGGPLVVKHFGQPGIVGIVLVGAIIGPDALEIVEHTDAIILLGEVGLIYLLFTVGLELDLRGFSDAPENAALFGLTSFFLPFTVGTVAAMTILGFDLLAALLLAAVFASHTLLAYPIVNQLNVTKNRAVTAVFGGILFTDTLALIVLAIVTGAIDGELTVWLFLSVFASLVVLFGAIWFLIPPLSRRFFQTFSQESYFEFLFVMVALFAAASLAEVLDIAPILGAFVAGLALNRLIPQGGTLINRIEFVGNAFFIPFFLLHVGMLVNPTVIVAGLETIQIAAVVTVVMLTTKWAAAWLVSTVQGYDANERGVIFGLSTGQAAAALAITLVGVDAGVFGDQVLNAVVLLLLVTALVSPWLTERAATKLALEREVEQGEDSVLDPNILLPLSHHAEMQERLLELAFVLKGQRGTEPVHVLTVVQRDRNVRTEEQIAAVSEDLDRVAEIGGAAEVPVHTETRVSHNVASGIVQGALEVQANQILMGWDAKRSFSHRIFGSIIDQVLERTSLPVLISRLGHPINTTKEITVVVPIGADHHEGFYEAVHITKRLAASLGVPLSVLIVEGRTHQVDRLFELVEEDVSAEFDAVDQWGDLLPTLESRAGEDDLIIAIAPRKGDVGWHPELADLPGRLAELPPESFITIHPRQGEPEYDRRYLRLE; from the coding sequence ATGATACTCCCGTTTCTCCCGGTCTCACCGGTCGGTCTCTCGCTCGAGGAGCCGGTGCTGGTGTTTACGATCGCGATGATCGTCTTCCTCGGCGGGCCGCTGGTCGTCAAACACTTCGGCCAGCCAGGGATCGTCGGCATCGTCCTCGTCGGGGCGATCATCGGGCCCGATGCCCTCGAGATCGTCGAACACACCGACGCGATCATTCTGCTCGGCGAGGTCGGCCTCATCTACCTGCTGTTCACCGTCGGCCTCGAACTCGACTTGCGGGGCTTTTCGGACGCGCCAGAGAACGCCGCCCTTTTCGGACTGACGAGCTTCTTCCTTCCGTTCACCGTGGGGACGGTTGCCGCCATGACGATTCTCGGGTTCGACCTGCTGGCGGCACTGTTGCTGGCGGCCGTGTTCGCCTCGCACACGCTGCTCGCCTACCCGATCGTCAACCAGCTCAACGTCACGAAAAACCGGGCGGTCACCGCCGTCTTCGGTGGCATCCTCTTTACGGACACGCTCGCGCTCATCGTCCTCGCGATCGTCACCGGGGCGATCGACGGCGAACTGACCGTCTGGCTGTTCCTCTCGGTGTTCGCCAGCCTGGTCGTCCTGTTCGGTGCCATCTGGTTCCTGATCCCACCGCTGTCCCGACGGTTCTTCCAGACCTTCAGCCAGGAGAGCTACTTCGAATTCCTGTTCGTGATGGTCGCACTGTTCGCCGCCGCGAGCCTCGCCGAAGTACTCGATATCGCCCCCATTCTCGGTGCGTTCGTCGCCGGCCTCGCGCTGAACCGGCTCATCCCACAGGGTGGCACGCTCATCAATCGGATCGAGTTCGTCGGCAACGCGTTTTTCATTCCGTTCTTCCTCCTGCACGTCGGGATGCTCGTCAATCCCACAGTCATCGTCGCCGGGCTCGAGACGATCCAGATCGCCGCCGTCGTCACCGTCGTCATGCTCACGACGAAGTGGGCGGCCGCGTGGCTGGTTTCGACCGTCCAGGGCTACGACGCCAACGAACGCGGCGTCATCTTCGGCCTCTCGACCGGCCAGGCTGCCGCTGCGCTGGCGATCACCCTCGTCGGCGTCGACGCCGGGGTCTTCGGCGACCAAGTGTTGAACGCCGTCGTCTTGCTCTTGCTCGTCACCGCCCTGGTCAGTCCGTGGCTCACCGAGCGAGCCGCGACCAAACTCGCCCTCGAGCGGGAGGTCGAACAGGGCGAAGACAGCGTGCTCGATCCGAACATTCTGTTGCCGCTCTCTCACCACGCCGAGATGCAAGAGCGATTGCTCGAGTTGGCGTTCGTCCTGAAAGGCCAGCGCGGTACGGAACCGGTGCACGTGCTGACGGTGGTGCAACGCGACCGGAACGTTCGAACCGAGGAACAGATCGCAGCCGTCAGCGAGGATCTCGATCGGGTCGCCGAAATCGGTGGCGCGGCCGAGGTGCCGGTACACACCGAAACGCGCGTGAGCCACAACGTCGCCAGCGGCATCGTCCAGGGGGCCCTCGAGGTGCAGGCGAACCAGATCCTGATGGGCTGGGACGCCAAACGCTCGTTCAGCCATCGGATTTTCGGCAGTATCATCGATCAGGTGCTCGAGCGAACCTCGCTTCCGGTGTTGATCAGCCGACTCGGCCACCCGATCAACACGACGAAAGAGATCACCGTCGTCGTCCCGATCGGTGCCGACCACCACGAGGGGTTCTACGAGGCCGTGCACATCACGAAACGGCTCGCCGCGAGCCTCGGCGTCCCGTTGTCCGTCCTCATCGTGGAGGGACGCACCCACCAGGTCGACCGGCTCTTCGAACTCGTCGAGGAGGACGTCTCGGCCGAGTTCGATGCCGTCGACCAGTGGGGTGACTTGCTCCCGACGCTCGAGTCGCGCGCGGGCGAAGATGATCTGATTATTGCCATCGCGCCGCGCAAGGGCGACGTCGGTTGGCACCCGGAACTGGCGGATTTGCCGGGTCGACTCGCAGAACTCCCACCGGAGTCGTTCATCACGATCCATCCGCGTCAGGGCGAACCGGAGTACGACCGGCGGTACCTGCGACTCGAGTGA
- a CDS encoding SHOCT domain-containing protein, with product MSGPIERLQENITSATALLVIGLSIVAYGLSIPYAWVFFVVGLFVIVPLVGLLFGADDWRKWDPLSDEFWDDIFEDEPAEATESPPPDDEATTEDALETLRDRYARGELTDEQFERKLELLVETESLENVEDWYTNRERGDRLTERE from the coding sequence ATGAGCGGCCCGATTGAACGACTCCAGGAAAATATTACGTCTGCCACCGCGTTACTCGTCATCGGGTTGAGTATCGTCGCCTATGGGCTGAGCATCCCGTATGCATGGGTATTCTTCGTCGTTGGACTCTTCGTCATCGTTCCACTCGTTGGATTGCTGTTCGGTGCGGACGACTGGCGCAAGTGGGATCCGCTCAGCGACGAATTTTGGGACGACATCTTCGAGGACGAGCCAGCGGAGGCAACCGAATCGCCACCCCCTGACGACGAAGCGACGACTGAAGACGCACTGGAGACGTTGCGCGACCGATACGCGCGTGGTGAGCTTACGGACGAGCAATTCGAGCGAAAACTCGAGTTGCTCGTCGAAACCGAGTCGCTGGAGAACGTCGAAGATTGGTACACGAACCGGGAGCGGGGCGACCGGTTGACCGAGCGCGAGTAG
- a CDS encoding RNA-guided endonuclease InsQ/TnpB family protein: MEKSLTKTLVFQLQSDDKRLLSDAYNEARWVYNQTIQLAKNGMDWDDISPRLEDEADLVKNTTQRIVAKALDALQQSYNRDDYNTPSHEKTGPYPLRMNFTEGYNLTRKDNGIHYRISAKPYNPVKGTLRGAPDNLELLEQALERDEWRVGTAEAMARNGNHELHVNVTHLEATVQDKHDAQTIVGVDINEDCVALSALRDDDIVDSVVIDYPEIKKERHRYFTMRKRMQNVGQTAFDRIFENKEERYVHDQLHQVSRRIVVWVQQFVSPLVVFEDLKHMRDSIDYGTRMNRRLHSLPFHKLRSFVTYKAAFEGIPNDDIDPAYTSQTCSFSKCEHTTRSNRRKKRFKCNACGRQDHADRNAAVNIAKKGLEKLNRNVPALNTLPVVRKLRRQASGCVNQPTVTHATVRGHQADGRVGVSD, from the coding sequence ATGGAAAAGTCGCTTACGAAGACACTCGTCTTCCAACTCCAATCCGATGACAAGCGACTTCTCTCCGACGCGTATAATGAAGCTCGGTGGGTGTACAACCAGACCATCCAATTAGCGAAAAACGGGATGGACTGGGACGACATCTCACCACGTCTTGAAGACGAGGCAGACCTCGTGAAGAACACCACGCAACGCATTGTCGCTAAAGCACTTGATGCACTTCAGCAGTCCTACAACCGCGACGACTACAACACACCCAGTCACGAGAAAACTGGGCCATACCCGTTGCGAATGAACTTCACCGAGGGGTACAATCTCACACGCAAAGACAACGGGATACACTACCGAATCAGTGCCAAGCCGTACAATCCGGTGAAAGGTACACTTCGTGGCGCACCAGACAACCTCGAACTCCTCGAACAAGCCCTCGAACGTGACGAGTGGCGTGTCGGAACCGCCGAAGCGATGGCACGCAACGGAAATCACGAACTACACGTCAACGTTACTCATCTCGAAGCCACGGTTCAAGACAAACACGACGCTCAGACCATTGTAGGCGTAGACATCAACGAAGATTGCGTGGCTCTTTCAGCCCTTCGTGATGACGACATCGTTGATTCCGTGGTTATCGACTACCCGGAAATCAAGAAAGAGCGCCATCGGTACTTCACGATGCGTAAGCGAATGCAGAACGTTGGGCAGACAGCGTTCGACCGTATATTCGAGAACAAAGAGGAACGATACGTTCACGACCAACTCCACCAAGTCTCCCGGCGAATTGTGGTGTGGGTTCAGCAATTCGTGTCGCCGCTCGTTGTGTTTGAAGACCTCAAGCATATGCGAGATTCGATTGATTACGGTACTCGGATGAATCGTCGGTTGCACTCCCTGCCGTTTCACAAACTCCGCTCGTTCGTCACGTACAAAGCGGCGTTCGAGGGGATTCCGAACGATGACATCGACCCGGCGTACACCAGCCAGACGTGTTCTTTCTCAAAGTGTGAGCATACGACTCGGTCGAATCGCCGGAAGAAGCGGTTCAAGTGCAACGCGTGTGGTCGGCAAGACCACGCTGACCGAAACGCGGCAGTGAATATTGCGAAGAAAGGATTGGAGAAGTTGAATCGAAATGTGCCTGCTCTCAACACGCTTCCGGTTGTTCGGAAACTGCGACGGCAGGCATCGGGCTGTGTGAACCAGCCGACCGTGACCCACGCAACCGTTCGAGGCCACCAAGCCGATGGTCGCGTGGGAGTGTCCGATTAA
- a CDS encoding helix-turn-helix domain-containing protein, which yields MSTKPSETDQISLHSQAGGSIVAELELDHEALVLRPTLRELSSGRVEIEYWSDLEDGRTVIFFGAESVPFSEFEAALANDTTIREPTLVDRYPRKRVYRATVCTETVRFTSRIAEFDGRILSLTGGKTGWIARLQFPDRDGLVAFNRACKGLGISFHVNHLRLANPEDTTVVGLTEKQERLLTVAYEEGYFDVPRGISQDELAEMLGISKSAVSQRLRRAMNELCETSL from the coding sequence ATGAGCACCAAGCCATCCGAGACCGATCAGATCTCACTTCATTCACAGGCGGGGGGCAGTATCGTTGCCGAACTCGAACTCGATCACGAAGCACTGGTACTTCGGCCGACCCTCCGTGAGCTCTCGAGCGGCCGGGTCGAGATCGAGTACTGGAGCGACCTCGAGGACGGACGAACGGTCATCTTCTTCGGGGCAGAATCCGTCCCGTTCTCGGAGTTCGAGGCCGCACTCGCGAACGATACGACGATACGAGAACCGACACTCGTCGATCGGTACCCACGGAAACGGGTCTACCGCGCCACCGTGTGTACCGAGACGGTACGGTTCACGAGTCGGATTGCCGAATTCGACGGGCGCATTCTGAGCCTCACCGGCGGAAAGACGGGGTGGATCGCGCGGCTTCAGTTCCCTGATCGGGACGGGTTGGTGGCGTTCAACCGCGCCTGCAAAGGACTCGGTATCTCGTTTCACGTCAACCATCTGCGGCTGGCGAACCCCGAGGACACCACCGTGGTCGGGCTGACGGAAAAACAGGAACGCCTGCTCACCGTCGCGTACGAGGAGGGGTATTTCGACGTGCCTCGAGGCATCTCACAGGACGAACTCGCCGAGATGTTGGGAATTTCGAAGTCGGCCGTCTCACAGCGGTTGCGTCGGGCGATGAACGAGCTGTGTGAAACGTCGCTGTGA